CGTCCACGTTTGGTTTACGACACAATTTCAGACAACGCGGCAAACGCAGCGATCATTCTGGGTGGTCGTCCTATTAAAATCGATGAAATGGACTTACGTTGGGTATCTGCCATTATGATGCGTAACGGCGTCATTGAAGAAACTGGCGTCGCCGCTGGCGTACTCAATCATCCTGCGAATGGCGTAGCCTGGTTGGCCAACAAACTGGCGCCGTTTAATGTAGAACTGGAAGCAGGACAAATTATTCTCGGTGGCTCTTTCACTCGCCCAACGCCAGCACGTAAAGGCGATACCTTTACTGTCGATTATGGCCCACTAGGGACAGTATCCTGCTACTTTAAGTAACAGGATTTCTTTAAATAAAAGTGATTATTTAAGTAACCGATAGAACATAATTTCAAAAAAAGACTGAGGAACATCGGATGAGCGCGCCAAAAAATGAATTTAAGATGGCTCTTAAAAACCGTGAAACACAGATCGGTTTATGGCTTGGTCTTGCCAATCCCTACACAGCCGAGCTGATAGCATCGGCAGGGTTTGATTGGTTATTGATAGATGGTGAACACGCACCCAATACCTTACAAACCATGCTTGGTCAATTACAAGCCATCGCGCCTTACCCTAGTCATCCGATTGTGCGTCCCGCTTGGGCAGACCATGTCAGCTTAAAGCAAATTCTTGATCTGGGTGTGCAAACTGTTTTGGCGCCAATGATCGACAGCGCCGAACAAGCTGAGCAAGTTGTCAAAGCCACACGTTATCCTCCACAGGGGATTCGGGGTGTCGGCAGTGCTTTAGCGCGTGCTTCTCAGTTCAATCGCACACCCCATTATTTAACAACAGCCAACGATGAAATTTGTGTACTGGTGCAAATTGAAACGCTTGCTGGTGTCAGCGCACTTGACGATATTTTGGACATCGACGGTGTTGACGGTATTTTCATAGGTCCGGCGGATCTAAGTGCTTCAATGGGTTTTATTGGTCAACCCAATCACCCTGAAGTGGTCGCGGTCATCGAAGCTTGTATTGCTAAAATCGTTGCTAAAAACAAAGCATCAGGAATTTTAATGGCCGCTGAAGATCAAGCCAAACGCTACATTGCCCAAGGCGCGCTTTTCGTCGCGGTCGGTAGCGATACAGGTCTACTCATGACGAGTACAAAGACGCTTGTGGAAAAATACAAAGCAAACACAAGCAGCAGTGATGCTCCAAGTGGTAGCTCCGTCTACTAAGTTCTGTTATTGCGTAGTGAGAACTGATGATGACTAAAGAATGGATTCCTAACCTACAAATAGGCCAAGATTACGATAATAAATATCGTGATGCGGACATTCATTTTGATCGGCTTGGTACGATGGCCGACTTCTTTGGCCGAGATATGCCAGTGCACATGCACGCCGATTTTTGCCAAATTCATTTTGTATTGTCAGGCAAGACTCAATTTAACATTGATCAAAACCAGTACAAAACATCTGAGGCCGCCATTTTTTATACACCACCAGCGACGCCGCATGCGTTTCTTACCGAAGCGAATGCTCCCGGTTACGTGCTGACCCTGCACCATTCTATTGTGAATACGCTAGCAGAAGAGTTAGGCGGTCACACACAAAACCGTTTCTTGATTTTGCCAGTCTGCCTTACCTCTGGCGACATGAACCCAGAGAAAGAAAAAGTTTTTAAAACGACATTGGCACTGATTGACATCATTAAATCCGAATGGGCCAGCGAGCTCACCTACAAAAATGACGCTATTTTGGGCCTAATTAAAGTCTTGCTACTGAACATTTTCAGATTGTCTGAGTCCGGTGAAAAGGCCAATAGCAGCACACGCCATGAGGTCGAAATTTATAAGCACTTTAATCGCCTTGTGGAGGAAAACTATAAAGCAGAGAAAACCATTTGTTTTTATTGTCAGCAACTCGATATCAATGAAAGTCGCTTAAATTATGTCTGCAAAAAAGTCTCTGGCGCCCCCCCTAAAACCATTATTAATAGCCGCGTCATTCTAGAAGCAAAACGACACATTATTCACGCTAACCGAAGTTTGAACGAATTATCGTACGAGCTTGGGTATTTGGACCCTTCTTATTTTTCTCGTTTCTTCCAGATTAAAACAGGACTGACACCCAGCGAATATAAAAAACAAAATAACCAAGGGTAATACGATGCTGAATGCGATTCGCCAAAAAAAAGAGCTCAGTCATGAATCCGCGATACAAATGTGTCTTGCAGCCATTGCCCATGCCAACACCTTATCTGCGAATATTGGCGTAGTCATTTTAACCCCTGCGGGAGTTGAATTAGCGGCTGTCCGTATGAACAACGCTCCGCTTCATGCTTTGGGTATTGCTCGTA
This genomic stretch from Marinomonas primoryensis harbors:
- the hpaI gene encoding 4-hydroxy-2-oxoheptanedioate aldolase, with the protein product MSAPKNEFKMALKNRETQIGLWLGLANPYTAELIASAGFDWLLIDGEHAPNTLQTMLGQLQAIAPYPSHPIVRPAWADHVSLKQILDLGVQTVLAPMIDSAEQAEQVVKATRYPPQGIRGVGSALARASQFNRTPHYLTTANDEICVLVQIETLAGVSALDDILDIDGVDGIFIGPADLSASMGFIGQPNHPEVVAVIEACIAKIVAKNKASGILMAAEDQAKRYIAQGALFVAVGSDTGLLMTSTKTLVEKYKANTSSSDAPSGSSVY
- the hpaA gene encoding 4-hydroxyphenylacetate catabolism regulatory protein HpaA, translating into MMTKEWIPNLQIGQDYDNKYRDADIHFDRLGTMADFFGRDMPVHMHADFCQIHFVLSGKTQFNIDQNQYKTSEAAIFYTPPATPHAFLTEANAPGYVLTLHHSIVNTLAEELGGHTQNRFLILPVCLTSGDMNPEKEKVFKTTLALIDIIKSEWASELTYKNDAILGLIKVLLLNIFRLSESGEKANSSTRHEVEIYKHFNRLVEENYKAEKTICFYCQQLDINESRLNYVCKKVSGAPPKTIINSRVILEAKRHIIHANRSLNELSYELGYLDPSYFSRFFQIKTGLTPSEYKKQNNQG